The Plasmodium vivax chromosome 13, whole genome shotgun sequence nucleotide sequence TTTTGCAGAGTGGGCTCAcagagggaggaggagaaaagcCTTCGACATGTCCTTCACGCCGAACGAAAGGATATATGGGTCCGTGTACGAGACGCTAAAGGGGACCTTCCACATGTTAATTAAGAGCGGTTTTGACATTCACCAAATTTATGAGCAGCTGTGCAACCAAACGATAGACTTCGTCTTGACAACCCATCCGACGCAAGCCATCCGGACGTCCCTCCTGAAGAACTACATCCAGCTAGCCGAATTGTTACTTAAGCTAGACAGCACAGATAAGgagttatataaaaaaaaacttctatATGATAATTTGAAGACTTATTTGTTAGCCGCTTGGAAAACAGATGTCATCAGAAGGATCAAACCGACCCCCATCGATGAAGCCATTTCGCTAGTCGATATCGTGGAGAACTGCATCTTCTATAGAATCCCTAACATCATACGGTATATAGATAACGTCTTTTACGGGTATAATTTACCTCCAGTCAAATTGGATTCTAAAATATGCCTCTTCTCCTCATGGGCAGGAGGGGATAGAGATGGAAATCCGTTTGTCCTACCGGAGACTACCCGGTATGTGTGCTATATGAACAAAATCAGGGGGTGCGAATTATTCATCCCCATGGTAGAAAAACTAATTAGAGATTTAACCCTTCATCATTGCACACAACATTTTAAAACGTATGTGAAGCTACTAGAAGATGAAGTCTCTCAATACATTTTTGATCCAGATAGGAAGTACCTGGCGCAGAAGTTCCACTGGTTTTCTCCCTTCTCCAAATCTAATAAGAGCGAAATTTATAGGAGAGCTCTTCTGGTCGTTTGGGCTAAACTGAAGAGTGTTATACAGGTGTATAAGTCCCTCATTTCAAATCAACCTGTagatccccattttgaaaaattaatgttTAATAGCTCAGATGAGTTTGAGGAAATCCTCATGGAGTGCTACAAAAGTTTGTGTGACTCTGGAAATACCCTCATTGCTGAGGGGTACCTAAAGGATGTCATtcgaaatgttaaaatttttggtCTACATCTGATGAAGCTAGACATTCGGCAAGAATCGGTGAAGCACATTCAGGCGATGGACTACATCTGTGAGAAGCTACACATTGGAAGGTACTCCCTTCTCTCGGAGGAAGAAAGAATAGACTTCCTTACAGAGGTCCTCCAATCCAATAGACCATTAATACCGAACAATATAGAGCAGGAGGAAGATGTGCCTAGTGACTTCCTAAACGTGATAAACACCTTTGACGTTTGTTCGCAAATTGAGGAGAGTGCACTAGGGGCTTATGTCGTTTCCATGTGTAATAACGCTTCGGACATCCTACTAGTGGAGGTGTTTCAAAAGGAACTGAAGAAAAACGCTCAGAGGAAAACACAAAGAGTTGTTCCCCTCTTGGAAACCATTCAGTCTCTCCAAATGTCCTGCACCATTTTAGAAAACCTAATTAAGAACCCATGGTATAGAACCCATTTGagaacccattttgacaACAAGCAAGAAATTATGATTGGCTATTCAGATTCGGGGAAAGATGGAGGTAGATTCACATCTGCTTGGGAATTATTCAAAGCACAGGAGAAGCTCGTGCACATAGGTAAGCAGTATTCTGTGGAGGTCCGTTTCTTTCATGGAAGAGGAGGTAGTGTCAGTAGAGGGGGAGGGCCACAACATCTAGCCATTCTTTCCCAACCAATCAATACTATAAAAAACTACCTTAGAGTAACCATCCAGGGTGAGGTCATCACGCAGGACTTCTGCCTAAAGGGTATGATGCTGCGCTCGATAGAGACCTACATCAGTGCACTCCTCAAATGCTCCCTCCTCAAAAACAAAGTTTTGGTCAAGGACGAATGGAGAGAGCTCATGGATGAGATGAGCCAACTCACCACAAAAGAGTACAGACACGTGGTGTATGAAAATGAtgattttgtaaaatattttagatgCGCAACCCCCCAGATAGAAATAGGCAAGCTCAATTTGGGATCAAGACCATCAAAGAGGAAGCAAGGCAATGTAGAATCGTTGAGAGCAATCCCCTGGGTCTTCTCCTGGACACAGAATCGAATGCACCTACCTGTGTGGCTTGGCATAGAAAAATTGCACGACTACCTCGTCGAAAGGGATAAATTGCCTCTCTTGCAGGATATGTATAGGAATTGGCCCTTCTGCACCAGCTTCTTCAATTTGATTAGTATGGTCATGGCCAAGGCGAGCCTGCAGATAGCCGAGGAGTATGACGTTTTGGTGCCCGAGGAGCTCAAGTACATTGGCACCATGCTCAGGcagaagctgaagaaggcCATGGAGCTCACCGCCCTCGTGACCAACGAGAAGACCTTCTGCGACAACGACTTGCTGACGAAGCGGTCCATCGAGAGCAGGACCAAGTGGGTGGCCGTCTGCAACTTGATTCAGATTCAGGCGCTCAAGCGCCTGCGGGAGAGGCAGCGCGAGTGGGAGCTGGCACAGGAGGGGCGGTTagcgcaggagggggggttagcgcaggagggggggttagcagcggagggggggttagcgcaggagggggggtTAGCAGCGGAGGGGGTACCGCTACACGGGGGGGTACCGTCACATGGGGGGGATCGACCTAAAGGGCGTGGCGACCCACCCACCGGAGCGGAACCACTGCCTAGCCGAAGCGCCCCCCCCATGCAGGGGCACCCAACCTGTGAAGACCACAAATTAAGCGTTTCCTCCGCGAAGGATGAGCTGGAAAGCCAGTATGGAGGCCCCATCAGCCGGAAGAGCAGCAAGCGCATTCACTCGTACCTgagcaggaaaaaaagcaaattaattaaaaaccCAAAGTTCCATCCCCTGCTCGAATCCTACTCCTCCGCCTACCTACAgagtgaaggagaaaatgactttttttttgaggatCTACGGGACATGGGTCTGTCCTATGGGAGGTCCGCCTCCAAAGCCAACGACTGCACGTACGACGAGGTGACGAAGACCTACATTGATTACACCTCCCTGAATGATGCCCTCATCGTCTCCATCAAGGCGATAGCCGCGGGCATGCAGAACACGGGCTAGCGCGGGGGGTTCCCTCCCCCTCTGCAGGCCGCACAAGTCCACGTGGCCTCCCCCCACCTGTTTTCACGCTGCGCAGAAGCGCTTCCTTGGGCCAACCCAACGTTTCTCCTGTGCTAGTCAGAAGTGCACATGCGTGGTGTGCATCGGTTCGCCACAGCACATAGCACAGTGCTTCTCGTGGAGGGCCTGTTTGCACCTCGGAGAGAAGTGCCCTACCCCCCCTGCGCATGCGTGTCGAAAATATTGCAACGGTTTTGCCTCCGCGTTTGCCTTCGCCTTTGCGATTACCTTTACGGTTGCTCTTTTGTTGCTCTTATGATGGCGTTCcccgtttgaaaaaaaaaaaaaaacttgggGAGGACCACCCAACCCTGAAACGCATAatcgtcaaaaaaaaaaaaaaaaaaaaaaaaccggGCGCGCCAAAAGTTGCCCAACAGGCTAGCCATTTCGATTCCCCGCGTGGAAGTCGGTATGCCCCTGAAAatggaaggggggaaaaaaaaaaaaggagaagtgcCGCAATGCATAATTCGCACTGTATTTTATGTGCCCATGCTGGTGGGGAACCTGCACATTTAGGAGGCCTGGCTGCGTCCACCCCCCCTCCACAGCTTTGAAAGAGCAACTCAAAGGATGGCACTGAAATGATGAACCGGGAGAAGGACACGCAGCTGCTCGAGGACAAACGGCTGCTCGAGGACAGGTTGCGAGAAGAGCTGCAAAGACTGAGGGGGTACTCCATCGTCCAGCGTGTgctctcccccctcctccaAGCAGAGAAAGAGGCAAACgggggagtgaaaaaaaaaaaaggaattttatACAGCCAAATTGAATCGAAGTACATAGGCAAAATACTGTACGATGCATTCTGCCATTCCAGGGGTGCAGGGAGGTATGGCAAAGGTCCCCCCCTCGATCACTCCTCCCCACTCTGCTGtgtaaaaagaagaattcACATTGCGAAGGGAAGCAAAGAACTCGTCGTCAGTTGGACTGATGGGGGCATCCCCTCCGAAACGGCATTCCAACTGATTAGCAGagaaaaagatttttttattttcctaaaGATTATCCATTATGTGAAGAAAGAGcctctggggggggaagcagacgGGGCAGCAGAGGGGGCCCTCTCGCCCCGCATAGTGTTCCTCTACGATGGGGCGACACCAGGGAGGGGTGGCACAGGCCAACGTGAGGAGGAAAGACACGGCGGAAGGTGCACAGATGGGGCTCTCGCCCATGTGGAGAATTCTTCTCTTGCCCTGTCGGCCAACACCCAGGGAGTAGCGGCAAGCTGTGAACCCCACAGCGGAAGCGCGGCAAAcgcgaaaaggaaggcacccccaaaaggggacgCCAAGAAGTTCGTTGATCGGCACCTGCTGCTAGTTCACTACAGGAGCCACCTCAAGGTGCctctttccccatttttgaattCTCTAACCAGGGCAACGTGTAAGCATCCGCAGATTCGTTTTGATTCCATCTCGACTGCTACGGAAGAGCAGCACAGGGGGTGTGATGAACGGGGAGACGGCCCCACCTTGGCCACTCCCCATGGAAGGAGCAGCAAACGCAGAGGGGCAAAATGCACAAGTGAGAGTTCCCACTGGGGTGGAAGGCGCATTACCGCTGATTTGCAGAACGGTGTAAGGGGTAAGTTGTGCCAGTCGAAAAGGGACTTCCCTCCCGCAGAGGGGTATGATCATCCAGATAGCCACACCGATGGGGATATTGCTAATGAGGGGGATATGGTCCACTCTTGGGTTCGCCCCCTCCCTGGAAGGCAAACAAGATGCCTCAAATTTTGCCGCCTCCCAAAAGGAACGAACTGCTTAGAACAAATCTGCCACTTGCTACCGGCGCAAACTTCTCacatacacatttttacatcCAAAattgaaagggaaaaggagatTTTCTTAACCTTCCACAATATGAGCAAGcgcttctttcttttcgcttctccccttttgggtcTCTTTAACGGGGACCACTGCCAAGTTGTGTGTCTAGCGAGTGACTCGCGTGAGTGTACTACCCCCAAAGG carries:
- a CDS encoding phosphoenolpyruvate carboxylase, putative (encoded by transcript PVX_085200A), whose protein sequence is MGDEGGCPPGGSHAGQHGSQQGSQRDDSHQDGSHQDDSQQDWRYNPPQDSPLTAPQDSQDSQDERKLKFLIEGKMVETKNAVDFIKPLKDDIKALDFLLFDMLKDNLPNKLFETLCAIHDLSERYSENQTEENFKALKNSIYNLEDHYLGTIVNAFGHMCVLSNFAEWAHRGRRRKAFDMSFTPNERIYGSVYETLKGTFHMLIKSGFDIHQIYEQLCNQTIDFVLTTHPTQAIRTSLLKNYIQLAELLLKLDSTDKELYKKKLLYDNLKTYLLAAWKTDVIRRIKPTPIDEAISLVDIVENCIFYRIPNIIRYIDNVFYGYNLPPVKLDSKICLFSSWAGGDRDGNPFVLPETTRYVCYMNKIRGCELFIPMVEKLIRDLTLHHCTQHFKTYVKLLEDEVSQYIFDPDRKYLAQKFHWFSPFSKSNKSEIYRRALLVVWAKLKSVIQVYKSLISNQPVDPHFEKLMFNSSDEFEEILMECYKSLCDSGNTLIAEGYLKDVIRNVKIFGLHLMKLDIRQESVKHIQAMDYICEKLHIGRYSLLSEEERIDFLTEVLQSNRPLIPNNIEQEEDVPSDFLNVINTFDVCSQIEESALGAYVVSMCNNASDILLVEVFQKELKKNAQRKTQRVVPLLETIQSLQMSCTILENLIKNPWYRTHLRTHFDNKQEIMIGYSDSGKDGGRFTSAWELFKAQEKLVHIGKQYSVEVRFFHGRGGSVSRGGGPQHLAILSQPINTIKNYLRVTIQGEVITQDFCLKGMMLRSIETYISALLKCSLLKNKVLVKDEWRELMDEMSQLTTKEYRHVVYENDDFVKYFRCATPQIEIGKLNLGSRPSKRKQGNVESLRAIPWVFSWTQNRMHLPVWLGIEKLHDYLVERDKLPLLQDMYRNWPFCTSFFNLISMVMAKASLQIAEEYDVLVPEELKYIGTMLRQKLKKAMELTALVTNEKTFCDNDLLTKRSIESRTKWVAVCNLIQIQALKRLRERQREWELAQEGRLAQEGGLAQEGGLAAEGGLAQEGGLAAEGGHPTCEDHKLSVSSAKDELESQYGGPISRKSSKRIHSYLSRKKSKLIKNPKFHPLLESYSSAYLQSEGENDFFFEDLRDMGLSYGRSASKANDCTYDEVTKTYIDYTSLNDALIVSIKAIAAGMQNTG